In Streptomyces sp. NBC_01717, one DNA window encodes the following:
- a CDS encoding SDR family oxidoreductase gives MDIGNPVDFTGRAVIVTGGTKGIGAAIAEMFLAAGAEVMVCGRNEPPAPPEAGGRTAHFRSVDVRDPAAAAGLVDAAVERFGRLDVLVNNAGGSPDADAATMSPRFVEKIVALNLLAPFYVAQAANRIMQGQQDGGSVVNIGSVSAHTPQPGTAAYTAAKAGLLALTRALALEWAPKVRVNHITTGLIRTESAVPVYGEDGGAAVAGVIPMGRMAVPDDVARACLYLAGDFAPYVNGADLAVHGGGEVPARFLVAKGGRRRDAHPEPFSSS, from the coding sequence ATGGACATCGGCAATCCGGTCGACTTCACGGGGCGAGCGGTCATCGTCACCGGCGGCACCAAGGGCATCGGCGCCGCGATCGCCGAGATGTTCCTCGCCGCGGGCGCAGAGGTGATGGTCTGCGGGCGCAACGAGCCGCCGGCACCGCCCGAGGCGGGTGGGCGGACGGCTCACTTCCGGTCGGTCGACGTCCGGGACCCGGCCGCGGCCGCCGGTCTCGTCGACGCCGCCGTGGAGCGGTTCGGACGGCTGGACGTGCTGGTCAACAATGCGGGCGGCTCCCCCGACGCCGATGCGGCGACCATGTCCCCGCGGTTCGTCGAGAAGATCGTCGCGCTCAATCTGCTGGCCCCGTTCTATGTGGCGCAGGCGGCGAACCGGATCATGCAGGGCCAGCAGGACGGCGGCTCGGTCGTCAACATCGGCAGCGTCTCCGCCCACACCCCGCAGCCGGGCACCGCCGCCTACACGGCAGCGAAGGCCGGCCTGCTGGCCCTGACCCGGGCGCTGGCGCTGGAGTGGGCACCGAAGGTGCGCGTCAACCACATCACGACCGGACTGATCCGCACCGAGAGCGCGGTGCCGGTGTACGGCGAGGACGGTGGTGCGGCGGTGGCGGGCGTCATTCCGATGGGGCGGATGGCCGTGCCGGACGACGTCGCGCGCGCCTGTCTCTATCTGGCCGGCGACTTCGCTCCGTACGTCAACGGCGCCGATCTGGCGGTGCACGGGGGCGGCGAGGTGCCGGCCAGGTTCCTCGTCGCGAAGGGCGGTCGACGTCGAGACGCGCACCCTGAACCTTTTTCGTCCTCTTGA